The window tcaacccatattagtaaataatatgggttgggtaaatttaatatgggttgaatacgagttgggtttacccgtttgctcacccctaattatatatatatttcggttacataggttatgtctattatatagacattacattgaacttataagaaactaatataataatataaaataataatgatattatcacaattatcatattgtgataatatcttacagttacagatatattattttatattcaactgatattatcacaatttatgatattgtgataatatcttagatatatattattgttataaacaTACAAGATAAAGAACAAGAGAGATAACAACGAGATAATGTATTACTATTTATCAAGAGTCTTACACAATGACATCCATTAATTATATTGCATTTATAATACTCCCTCTTGGATGCCATTGGTATACTGCCTCATTAAAAACCTTATCAGGAAAACATATTGGGATAAAACCATGATTAAGGGAAAAATAGTGCAGTATGTAAAATCTCCCTTTTGTTACATCACTTTAAACTTTTGAGTCTTCGCATGCCAATATTATACAGTAGTTTTCAAAGGTCGAAGTAGGCAATGCTTTTGTAAATAGATTTACTAGATTATCTGATGAACGAACTTGATGAACATCAATATCACCTTTCTTCTAGAGATCATGAGTGAAAAAGAATTTTGGTGATATGTGTTTCGTTCTATCTCCTTTAATATATCCTCCCTTTAATTGTGCAATGCAAGTTGCATTATCCTAATATAAAATTGTTGGAGAATTCTTGTTTACAGATAAGCCACATGACTCTCGAATATGATGAATGATTGATCTCAACCATACACAATCTCGACTTGTCTCATGAATAGCGATGATCTCGGAATGGTTTGAAGATGTGGCGATAATTGATTATTTCATAGATCTCCAAGATATAGTTGTACCACCATATGTGAATACGTAACCCGTTTGAGACCTACCATTATGAGGATCAGATAAATACCCTACATTTGTGTACCCAATCATATCAGCTTCACATATATATGGATAATATAATCCCATGTCCATAGTTCCTTGAAGGTATCGAAAAATATGCTTAACTCCATTCCAATGTCTCCTTGTCGGTGGAGAACTATATCTCGCTAATAAATTTACTGCAAATGATATATCAGGTCTAGTATTAGTAGTAAGATACATTAGTGCTCCAATAGCACTAAGATATGATACTTCATGACCACTTAGTTCTTCATCACACATACGAGGTCGAAATGAATCTTTATTTACATCAAACGATCTTACGATCATTGAACTACTCAGGGGATGCACtttatccataaaaaatctttttagtACTCTTAATGTATAAACAGATTGATTGACAAGAATTTCATTATCTAAATGTTCAACTTGCAAGCCAAGACATAACTTTGTTTTTCCcagatctttcatctcaaattctttCTTAAGATAACTAACTGTTTCAGATGGTTCATCCGTAGTTCCAATAATATTCAAATCGTCCACATAAATTGCAATTATTACAAATTGTTATATAGATCTCTTAATAAACACACATGAACATATTGGATCATTTTGAAATCcattctttaataaatattcactaaGACGTTTATACCACATACGTTCAAATTGTTTCAATCCATATAGAGATCTTCATAATTTAACTGAGTAAATGTCTCGACGATCTGAATTAAATGCTTCTGGAATTTTAAATCCTTCAGAGAGTTCCATGTATATGTTGTTATCAAGGGAGCCATATAAATATGTCGTAACAACATCCATTAATCTCATCTGTAATTTCTCATGTATTGATAAacttatcaaatatttaaatgttgttgCATCCACCACATGAGAATATGTTTCCTCATAATCAATACCAGGTCTCTACGAGAATCCCTGGGAAACAAGTCGTGCCTTATATCTgacaatttcatttttctcatttctttttcttataaataccCATTTATAACCGATCGGTTTAATACCTTTAGGGGTACAGACGATAGGTCCAAAAACTTTATGATTTGTGAGTGATTTTAATTTAGCTTCAATCGCATCTTTCCAGTTTGACCAATCATTTCTCCGTCTACATTATTCTACAGACTTTGGTTCATGATCCACATCTATTTTAACAATATCGCATGCTATAGAATATGCAAAATTTTCATCGACGTCGATTTCATCTCGATTCCAGTCAAAACATAGTTTATAGAGATCTCTTCATTTTCAGGTACCTGTGATTCCTCTGGAATCATTTTTTCAATGACTGGATACTCTTCTAGAGTAATTGTTTTCTTAATTTGAGtcattatttcttttctttttcaaggATTTTTATCTTTGGAACTGACTAGTCTACCACGCTTCACTTGCATTTTAGGCTCGTTAGCAGTAGTGAGTTGTCCTTCAGGGACAATAATCCTAATTGGAGCATTTGCAGCTGGAATATAAGATTTCGTAACACTTTTAGGATTAGTAAATGCATGTGACAATTGATTTGCTAAATTTTGCAAGTGAATGATTTTCTGAACTTTAAGTTCAGATTGCTTTGTACGAGAATCGTAG is drawn from Impatiens glandulifera chromosome 3, dImpGla2.1, whole genome shotgun sequence and contains these coding sequences:
- the LOC124929852 gene encoding uncharacterized protein LOC124929852 → MGPQKRLGIYVGYESPSIIKYLDPLMGDLFTTQFVDCHFNEMIFPTLKGKNKQLEKEIIWRELSLAHYDSRTKQSELKVQKIIHLQNLANQLSHAFTNPKSVTKSYIPAANAPIRIIVPEGQLTTANEPKMQVKRGRLVSSKDKNP